The Peribacillus sp. FSL E2-0218 genome contains a region encoding:
- a CDS encoding AI-2E family transporter: MFKQKLHFWTLELLLLSLLFYVGTKISFLFEPIVIFTSTLFFPILISGFLYFLFNPTVDFLAKRRVPRGLAILLLYVFFLGLISLLVGLVGPSLSKQVTDLINNLPDYFNQTRKFIEDSAQSKWFLWTMEQDYVDLKKVGDSLQKYLTDLPTNITNSLSSVFSVVTNITLVVVTVPFILFYMLKDGDKLPSAIMKFVPVGYRKPALTVLQETGETLTTYIQGQMLVCMFVGIGTFIGYLIIDLPYAFLFALIGAVTNIIPYVGPFIGVAPAVIVGLIHSPTQALLVILVVTIIQQLDGNVISPLVIGKKLNTHPLTIIILLLVAGNIAGIIGMILAVPTYSVVKTIVLNIVKFIRIRKEEKLEENILE; the protein is encoded by the coding sequence TTGTTCAAACAAAAACTGCATTTTTGGACGTTAGAGTTACTATTACTATCTTTACTTTTTTATGTTGGTACAAAGATTTCTTTTCTTTTTGAACCAATCGTGATTTTTACTTCAACTTTGTTTTTTCCAATTTTGATATCGGGTTTTCTCTACTTTTTGTTCAACCCTACCGTTGATTTCCTCGCTAAAAGACGTGTGCCAAGGGGATTGGCAATATTATTGCTTTATGTATTTTTCCTTGGGTTGATCAGTTTGCTGGTTGGTCTAGTTGGTCCGTCCCTTTCCAAACAGGTTACCGATTTAATCAATAACCTTCCGGATTATTTCAATCAAACAAGGAAGTTCATTGAAGATTCGGCTCAGTCAAAATGGTTTTTGTGGACGATGGAACAAGATTATGTAGATTTGAAAAAGGTAGGAGATTCGCTGCAAAAATATTTGACCGATTTACCTACCAATATAACGAACAGCTTATCTTCCGTGTTCAGTGTAGTCACGAACATTACATTAGTGGTGGTGACGGTTCCTTTCATCCTGTTTTATATGTTGAAGGATGGAGATAAACTCCCGAGCGCGATCATGAAATTCGTACCGGTTGGATACAGGAAGCCGGCTTTAACCGTTCTTCAGGAAACGGGAGAAACGCTTACCACGTACATACAAGGACAGATGCTTGTCTGCATGTTTGTTGGGATTGGCACATTCATTGGTTATTTGATCATTGACCTGCCTTATGCATTCCTATTCGCGCTGATTGGTGCCGTTACGAACATCATTCCGTATGTGGGTCCTTTCATCGGGGTTGCTCCCGCGGTCATCGTGGGGCTGATTCATTCGCCGACTCAAGCGTTACTGGTCATCCTCGTTGTAACGATCATCCAGCAGCTGGATGGGAATGTGATTTCGCCTTTGGTAATCGGGAAAAAATTGAACACACATCCGCTTACCATCATCATCCTTTTGCTCGTTGCGGGAAACATAGCCGGTATCATCGGTATGATCTTGGCGGTTCCAACATATTCAGTCGTTAAAACGATCGTACTGAATATCGTGAAGTTCATCAGGATCCGTAAAGAGGAAAAGCTTGAAGAAAATATATTGGAATGA
- a CDS encoding NAD-dependent succinate-semialdehyde dehydrogenase — MKDYGLFINGEWSDFGLDKIEVTNPATNDIVATVPKGGATEATKAADAAYEAFTDWAARSVYERAELIWKWHRLIDDNKEELAKIMTEEQGKPFKEALGEMTYANGFLSWFAEEGKRVYGETIPASVSNKRLFVTKQPVGVVAVITPWNFPAAMITRKVAPALAVGCTVVIKPANLTPITALKMAELAEEAGIPKGVINVVTGKSSEIGETWLQDARVRKLTFTGSTEVGKTLMKGSADTVKKISLELGGHAPAIVLADADLDKAVDGIISSKFRNAGQTCVCSNRIYVHESIQEAFIEKLVAKVKELKVGNGLEDGVDIGPLIDQNAVDKVQKQIDEAINSGAKLEAGGKAIGGLFLEPTVLSNIDDSMLCMKEETFGPLAPIASFKTDEEAITRANDSIFGLAAYVFTENITKGIQFTEALEFGIVGLNDGLPSVPQAPFGGFKQSGLGREGGHQGIEEFLEVKYISLGL, encoded by the coding sequence ATGAAGGATTACGGATTATTTATTAATGGTGAGTGGTCGGATTTTGGATTGGACAAAATCGAAGTGACAAACCCCGCAACGAATGACATCGTCGCCACCGTTCCAAAAGGTGGAGCAACAGAAGCGACGAAGGCTGCCGATGCCGCATATGAGGCCTTTACCGATTGGGCTGCACGCTCGGTCTACGAACGGGCTGAGTTAATTTGGAAATGGCATCGATTAATTGATGATAATAAAGAAGAACTGGCTAAAATCATGACGGAAGAACAAGGCAAACCATTTAAAGAAGCCCTTGGTGAAATGACTTATGCCAATGGATTTTTATCTTGGTTTGCGGAAGAAGGAAAACGCGTGTATGGTGAAACGATTCCTGCCTCCGTATCCAATAAGCGGCTCTTCGTGACCAAACAGCCAGTTGGGGTCGTTGCTGTCATTACACCATGGAACTTCCCTGCAGCGATGATTACCAGGAAGGTGGCTCCCGCCCTTGCTGTAGGCTGCACTGTCGTCATTAAACCGGCTAACCTGACGCCAATCACCGCTTTAAAGATGGCTGAATTAGCTGAAGAAGCTGGGATTCCAAAAGGCGTCATCAATGTCGTCACAGGGAAATCATCTGAAATCGGGGAAACTTGGCTTCAAGATGCAAGGGTCCGCAAACTGACGTTCACCGGTTCTACAGAAGTCGGGAAAACATTAATGAAGGGATCGGCTGACACGGTCAAGAAAATCTCGCTTGAACTCGGAGGTCATGCACCAGCAATCGTTCTTGCAGATGCCGACCTTGATAAAGCGGTCGATGGCATCATTAGTTCCAAGTTCAGGAATGCCGGACAAACCTGCGTTTGTTCCAATCGTATTTATGTGCACGAATCCATTCAAGAAGCCTTCATTGAAAAGCTCGTTGCCAAAGTCAAGGAACTCAAAGTAGGAAACGGATTGGAAGATGGCGTCGATATTGGACCGCTCATCGACCAAAATGCTGTGGATAAGGTTCAAAAACAGATTGATGAAGCGATAAACAGCGGTGCCAAGCTCGAAGCAGGCGGGAAAGCCATCGGCGGCCTTTTTCTTGAACCAACCGTCCTATCCAACATTGATGACAGCATGCTTTGCATGAAGGAAGAAACGTTCGGACCATTAGCTCCCATCGCCTCCTTCAAAACGGATGAAGAGGCAATCACAAGGGCAAATGACTCCATTTTCGGATTGGCAGCATATGTCTTCACTGAAAATATCACCAAAGGGATTCAATTCACCGAAGCACTTGAATTCGGAATCGTCGGCTTGAACGATGGGCTTCCATCCGTACCCCAAGCACCATTCGGCGGCTTCAAACAAAGCGGACTTGGCCGTGAAGGCGGTCACCAAGGCATCGAGGAATTCCTGGAAGTGAAATACATTTCTTTAGGCTTGTAA
- a CDS encoding dicarboxylate/amino acid:cation symporter gives MKLLKNLTVQVIIGIILGITVGFLFPAFGEQLKILADLFIKMIKMVIAPIIFLTVVIGIGGMGDMKKVGRIGGKALLYFEIVTTFALAIGIIVVNLLGPGKGFNIDSVEGGDVSQYTTAASETEHGAIAFISTIIPDNAVAAMAGGDLLPILFFAVLFGLSMAAMGPKVQPVVSFLQHIADIFFGIVSMIMKVSPLAAFGAMAYTIGKFGLGSLSSLGQLMGSVYITMALFIILILGTIVKIYGFNIFKFIAYLKEEILLVLGTSSSESALPSVMKKLEKYGCSKSVVGLVVPTGYSFNLDGTSIYLSMAAIFIAQAYGVDLSIWQELTLLGILMLTSKGAAGVTGSGFITLAATLAAFPMIPVEGMALLLGVDRFMSEARAITNLIGNSVATVVISKSEGEFNPNHALSDNIGEVAVSSEK, from the coding sequence ATGAAACTATTAAAAAATTTAACGGTTCAGGTCATTATCGGAATCATACTGGGGATAACGGTCGGCTTCTTATTCCCTGCTTTTGGTGAACAGCTGAAGATATTGGCTGATTTATTCATTAAAATGATAAAAATGGTCATTGCACCGATCATCTTCCTCACCGTCGTAATCGGAATTGGCGGCATGGGTGATATGAAAAAGGTTGGCCGCATCGGCGGAAAGGCTTTGCTCTATTTTGAAATCGTTACCACTTTCGCCCTTGCCATCGGAATCATCGTAGTCAATCTGCTCGGACCTGGCAAAGGCTTCAACATCGACTCAGTCGAGGGCGGGGATGTATCACAATATACGACAGCCGCTTCAGAAACGGAACATGGCGCCATCGCCTTCATTTCTACTATCATTCCAGATAATGCCGTTGCCGCAATGGCTGGAGGAGACCTGCTTCCCATCCTCTTCTTTGCCGTTTTGTTCGGTTTATCCATGGCCGCCATGGGACCGAAAGTACAGCCAGTCGTTTCCTTCCTTCAGCATATTGCCGATATTTTCTTTGGCATCGTCAGTATGATCATGAAGGTCTCCCCATTGGCTGCCTTTGGCGCAATGGCTTATACCATTGGTAAATTCGGCCTTGGATCCTTAAGCTCGTTAGGGCAATTGATGGGAAGCGTATATATCACCATGGCCCTTTTCATCATTCTTATTCTTGGTACGATCGTTAAAATCTATGGCTTTAATATTTTCAAATTCATTGCCTATTTAAAAGAAGAAATCCTCTTAGTATTAGGGACCTCTTCTTCTGAATCTGCCCTGCCAAGCGTGATGAAAAAACTGGAGAAATACGGGTGTTCAAAGTCGGTGGTCGGTTTGGTGGTCCCAACTGGTTATTCTTTCAACCTTGACGGCACATCGATTTACTTATCCATGGCAGCCATTTTCATTGCCCAGGCCTATGGCGTCGATTTAAGTATCTGGCAGGAGTTGACGCTTCTGGGAATCCTGATGTTAACCTCCAAAGGAGCTGCCGGTGTAACGGGCTCTGGATTCATTACACTTGCTGCAACATTAGCGGCTTTTCCAATGATTCCCGTTGAAGGAATGGCATTGCTGCTCGGGGTCGACCGCTTCATGTCTGAAGCTCGTGCCATCACGAACCTTATCGGTAACAGTGTCGCGACAGTGGTCATCTCCAAATCGGAAGGTGAATTCAACCCAAATCATGCCCTCTCCGATAATATCGGCGAAGTGGCCGTATCATCCGAGAAATAA
- a CDS encoding 2-dehydropantoate 2-reductase: MFTLNIVIMGAGALGCYFGGRLQQAGQHVQYLVRKNRAKQMKENGIGITSPHGNYQFNELHISENVHDIEKADLVILAVKGPHLQGTLSDLKVLVEKGAMVLPLLNGLEHISILQNELGEEAVLGGSAFIIATLDEKGHVIHSNENHDLIFGPLHPSQSKVCDEFEQAAKSAIMSVGRTENILIRMWIKYMFITAFSGVTTASNLPIGAIRSFPATKGLLENALIEMMELANAYDIGITRQNVVQALENMEGLPEESTSSMHQDRRKGLTLEVEHLQGGALRLADKADLKLPVIGTLYALIKPFEN; the protein is encoded by the coding sequence GTGTTCACATTGAATATTGTCATTATGGGGGCCGGGGCGCTTGGCTGCTACTTCGGGGGCAGATTACAGCAGGCAGGACAGCATGTTCAATACTTGGTCCGGAAGAACCGTGCCAAGCAAATGAAGGAAAACGGCATCGGGATAACCAGCCCTCACGGAAACTATCAATTTAACGAACTTCATATTTCCGAAAATGTGCATGATATTGAAAAAGCGGACTTGGTCATTCTTGCCGTTAAAGGACCGCATCTGCAGGGTACACTATCCGATTTAAAAGTGCTTGTTGAAAAGGGAGCTATGGTCCTCCCGCTTTTGAATGGGCTTGAGCATATTTCCATTTTACAGAATGAACTGGGTGAGGAAGCCGTGCTCGGCGGAAGCGCCTTCATCATTGCCACTCTTGATGAAAAAGGCCATGTCATTCATTCGAATGAGAATCATGATTTAATCTTCGGTCCGCTTCACCCGTCACAGTCAAAGGTATGCGATGAATTTGAACAAGCTGCAAAATCAGCTATCATGTCAGTTGGCAGAACGGAAAACATATTAATCAGAATGTGGATCAAATACATGTTCATAACCGCCTTTTCCGGTGTAACTACCGCATCCAATCTCCCCATCGGTGCGATACGGAGCTTTCCGGCAACCAAAGGATTACTGGAAAATGCCCTTATTGAAATGATGGAGCTTGCCAACGCTTATGATATCGGGATAACCAGGCAGAACGTTGTTCAGGCCTTGGAGAATATGGAAGGTTTACCGGAAGAATCCACCTCCTCCATGCATCAGGATCGCCGGAAGGGCCTAACACTCGAAGTGGAACATTTACAAGGCGGCGCACTGCGTCTTGCCGATAAGGCTGATTTGAAGCTTCCCGTGATCGGAACGCTTTATGCACTCATCAAACCATTTGAGAATTGA
- a CDS encoding 3D domain-containing protein yields the protein MKKILLPIFTAFFLVFSFSGVSSAATTTYKVKSGDTLWGIANKHNITVNQLKGWNNLKKDNIHPKQVLKVKKPSNSAKPKAKTKSSSSKKYKTITVKATAYTANCKGCSGITATGLNLKKNPKVKAISVDPKVIPLGTKVHVEGYGEAIAADKGGAIKGNKIDVFYSSHSKALDWGRKTVKVKVYK from the coding sequence TTGAAAAAAATACTACTTCCAATTTTCACTGCTTTCTTCCTGGTATTTAGTTTTTCCGGAGTTTCATCGGCTGCTACTACTACATACAAAGTCAAAAGCGGCGACACACTATGGGGTATCGCCAATAAACATAATATAACAGTCAATCAACTCAAAGGTTGGAACAACCTAAAAAAAGATAACATCCATCCAAAACAAGTTCTAAAGGTGAAAAAACCTTCGAATTCTGCCAAACCAAAGGCTAAAACAAAATCATCGTCATCCAAGAAATATAAAACGATCACCGTGAAGGCAACCGCGTACACAGCAAATTGCAAAGGCTGCAGCGGGATTACGGCAACGGGTCTTAACTTAAAGAAAAATCCTAAAGTAAAAGCCATTTCCGTCGATCCCAAGGTCATTCCACTAGGAACAAAAGTTCATGTGGAAGGATACGGAGAAGCCATTGCCGCAGATAAAGGCGGAGCTATCAAAGGGAATAAAATTGACGTCTTCTACTCATCCCATTCAAAAGCACTTGATTGGGGCAGAAAAACGGTAAAAGTCAAAGTCTATAAATAA
- a CDS encoding M20/M25/M40 family metallo-hydrolase — MLIELLKDLVSIDSSSKKGANEAVEYCADWLKKQGLTVNVIVNNGYRMLVSEIGHGDKTVIWNGHVDVVSGTPDQFFPQIHEGHLYGRGAADMKAGVAGMMCAFSELKDRNLGLKIQLQIVSDEEIGGLNCSGYLAKHGYRGDFVICAEPTQLGIGLQAKGALRLDIEVSGKSAHGSRPWEGVNAIEKAYELYQKIKELPFTRDHTPLYDSPSLNLAKIKGGDVYNKVPDACLLSLDIRYLPTQTMEEVVTQIESVTGKNIFINMYSKPVKTEESDPFISLLRPIIKKNTNQDAVIFGQHGSADTVFFAAYDIPAIEFGPKGENWHGDRECVNLESVAIYQKMLVDFATEFTLV, encoded by the coding sequence TTGCTCATCGAGTTACTTAAAGATTTAGTATCCATTGATAGTTCATCGAAAAAGGGAGCCAACGAAGCAGTTGAATACTGTGCGGACTGGCTTAAAAAGCAAGGGTTGACCGTGAATGTAATCGTTAATAATGGGTATAGGATGCTCGTTAGCGAGATTGGCCATGGAGATAAAACCGTTATCTGGAATGGCCATGTCGATGTTGTCAGCGGGACTCCGGATCAATTTTTCCCACAGATTCATGAAGGGCATCTATATGGACGGGGTGCAGCCGATATGAAAGCAGGGGTTGCCGGAATGATGTGTGCATTCTCCGAACTGAAAGATAGGAACTTGGGATTGAAAATCCAGCTGCAGATAGTATCGGATGAAGAAATTGGCGGGTTGAACTGTTCTGGCTATTTAGCGAAACATGGTTATAGAGGGGACTTTGTAATTTGTGCCGAACCTACCCAATTGGGAATTGGCCTGCAGGCAAAGGGCGCCCTGCGCCTTGATATTGAGGTATCTGGTAAATCCGCCCATGGAAGCCGTCCGTGGGAAGGCGTGAATGCAATCGAGAAGGCCTATGAACTCTATCAAAAAATAAAGGAGCTTCCGTTCACGAGGGATCATACCCCCCTTTACGATTCCCCCTCACTTAACCTAGCAAAAATAAAAGGCGGGGATGTTTACAATAAAGTACCGGATGCCTGCTTGCTCAGCCTGGATATCCGCTATCTCCCTACACAAACAATGGAAGAAGTCGTCACACAAATTGAAAGTGTGACGGGGAAGAATATTTTCATCAATATGTACAGCAAGCCTGTGAAAACGGAAGAATCGGACCCATTCATCTCACTGCTTCGTCCCATAATCAAAAAGAACACCAACCAAGATGCCGTGATTTTCGGACAACACGGTTCGGCTGACACTGTCTTTTTTGCCGCTTATGATATTCCAGCCATCGAATTCGGCCCAAAAGGCGAGAATTGGCATGGTGACAGGGAATGTGTCAATCTGGAATCAGTCGCCATATATCAAAAAATGCTAGTTGATTTTGCAACGGAATTCACTTTAGTTTAA
- a CDS encoding general stress protein, with amino-acid sequence MDKRIIGVYETGEEAIKAVEALQADGYNRDDISVVAKDKEELKTVNEETGTKAEEGLAAGAATGGILGGAAGLLAGVGALAIPGIGPVLAAGPLAATLAGAAVGAGTGGLAGTLIGMGLPEDEANRYEADVKSGKLLVLVDADSRKSNSSYSGITETDETLTHGRRTL; translated from the coding sequence ATGGATAAACGGATAATTGGTGTATATGAAACTGGAGAAGAAGCCATTAAGGCTGTTGAGGCCTTGCAGGCCGATGGATATAACCGTGATGATATATCGGTGGTGGCAAAAGATAAAGAGGAGTTAAAGACAGTGAACGAAGAAACTGGGACGAAGGCTGAAGAGGGTCTCGCGGCTGGTGCAGCGACCGGAGGGATTTTGGGAGGAGCAGCTGGTTTATTAGCAGGAGTGGGTGCATTGGCAATACCGGGAATCGGACCGGTACTGGCAGCAGGGCCGCTTGCTGCAACATTGGCTGGTGCGGCTGTAGGCGCTGGTACAGGCGGTTTGGCCGGTACATTGATTGGGATGGGCTTACCGGAAGATGAGGCGAATCGATATGAAGCGGATGTGAAAAGCGGCAAGCTGCTTGTGCTGGTTGACGCAGATTCGCGTAAATCGAATTCTTCTTATTCAGGTATTACCGAAACGGATGAAACGTTAACGCATGGCAGAAGAACGCTATAA
- a CDS encoding IS1182 family transposase, producing MLSKHDSIQRDQLEMITLDQLVPPNHLVRKMEAAIDFTFIYDLVKDMYSEVGRPSIDPVILVKLTFIQYTFGIRSMRKTIEEVETNMAYRWFLGYGFHDKVPHFSTFGKNYERRFKDTDLFEQIFCRILMTAANKKLISVEHVFVDSTHVKASANKRKFEKKIVRKETRAYQGRLQEEINQDRENHGKKPFPPDKFDKEETKAIKESTTDPESGYYVKDERTKQFAYSFHAAADGNGFVLGTIVTPGNTHDSHILEPLVEQVIEKVGKPEAVAADAAYKTPAITSYLFNKEITPALPYTRPRTKEGFFRKHDYVYDEHFDCYLCPSGETLKYSTTNKEGYREYKSPKQICATCSFLSRCTESKDHQKVVTRHIWQAYVEEADHLRHHQEVKPIYAKRKETIERVFADAKEKHGMRWTTLRGLKKLSMQAMLTFAAMNVKKMATWTWKGPKTA from the coding sequence ATGCTTTCTAAACATGATTCTATTCAGCGAGATCAACTTGAAATGATTACTTTAGATCAACTGGTGCCACCGAACCATTTGGTTCGTAAAATGGAGGCTGCCATTGACTTCACTTTCATTTATGACTTGGTGAAAGATATGTACTCAGAGGTAGGACGCCCAAGTATTGATCCAGTTATTTTAGTTAAACTGACTTTCATTCAATATACCTTCGGTATTCGTTCCATGCGTAAAACGATTGAAGAAGTTGAAACCAATATGGCTTACCGTTGGTTCTTAGGCTATGGTTTCCATGATAAAGTACCTCATTTCTCTACGTTCGGAAAAAATTATGAGCGACGCTTTAAAGATACAGACCTGTTTGAACAGATTTTCTGTCGCATTTTAATGACAGCTGCTAATAAAAAGTTAATAAGTGTAGAACACGTTTTCGTGGATTCCACCCATGTGAAAGCCAGTGCGAATAAACGGAAATTTGAAAAGAAAATCGTTCGTAAAGAAACACGAGCGTATCAAGGACGTCTTCAAGAAGAAATCAATCAAGATCGTGAAAACCACGGAAAGAAGCCTTTTCCACCAGATAAATTTGATAAGGAAGAAACCAAAGCAATTAAAGAAAGTACTACGGATCCTGAGAGTGGCTACTATGTGAAAGATGAACGAACAAAACAGTTTGCCTATTCATTCCATGCGGCCGCAGACGGCAACGGTTTTGTATTGGGAACGATTGTAACACCTGGTAATACACATGACAGTCATATTTTGGAGCCACTTGTTGAGCAAGTGATTGAGAAAGTTGGAAAACCAGAAGCAGTTGCCGCAGATGCAGCTTATAAAACACCAGCGATTACAAGCTACCTATTTAACAAAGAAATCACACCTGCTTTACCCTATACACGTCCTCGTACAAAAGAAGGATTCTTTCGCAAACATGACTATGTTTACGATGAACACTTTGATTGTTACCTTTGCCCTTCGGGAGAAACTTTAAAGTACTCAACAACAAATAAAGAGGGCTATCGCGAGTACAAATCGCCCAAACAAATTTGTGCAACATGCTCATTTTTATCACGGTGTACGGAAAGCAAAGACCATCAAAAAGTAGTGACACGGCATATCTGGCAAGCATATGTGGAAGAAGCAGATCATCTGCGTCATCATCAAGAGGTAAAACCTATATATGCGAAACGCAAAGAAACGATTGAGCGTGTATTCGCAGATGCAAAAGAAAAGCATGGTATGCGTTGGACTACTTTAAGGGGACTTAAAAAATTGTCGATGCAGGCGATGCTTACTTTCGCTGCCATGAATGTAAAGAAGATGGCCACTTGGACATGGAAAGGTCCTAAAACGGCTTAA
- a CDS encoding methyl-accepting chemotaxis protein has protein sequence MQKMTDWYFNSLKKQILIPFLALIMISGLAIAYMSYKNSIELTTDELTGTTEEQVKSMNESFEIFFKKTEDQLDRLSKYPRMSTYEKDPESIIDEFSHTQSSNSEINGLYLGTEKGGKTIIFPKAELPADFDPRQREWYQAALKEKNETIWTEPYTDQATNKLVITAAKAIYDGDRLIGVLGVDISIDTLVKMVNQTKFGETGYSVLLDEKGAFVTHPDKEKIQQDISKENIFKKMKSESGSMLEEYEGKKRIIGYATNPTTGWRIAGLMDENEVIVRASPMIKDNIITLLIVFTVTALSAIFITRSLTNPIKNLQGSIRKMAGGDFTAINSISRTDEIGQLAEDTNMMARNMSQMLGKVNTLSDKVSDSSMTLVASAEENSAAANEVALTMEQIASGAIDQIEVGQNNEKAVKLLADKINDLDAETSKMALESDNMFKASENGITQVRDLKQQFNETSLISNKMGTAVKSLDARSHDISAIVKTISGIAGQTNLLALNAAIEAARAGEHGKGFAVVADEVKKLAEQTEHSLKEISEIIQAMQADTSNTVQLIDQVNQKIHHQDTSVTDTENAFSHIATIIENTFSNFDEMKTMMNDMVSEVTRMSGNAEQLNSISQETAAGTEEVSASIEQTNASMEQLNALASDLDTLSQEMHKEIRKFIF, from the coding sequence ATGCAGAAAATGACAGATTGGTATTTTAATTCGCTAAAAAAACAGATATTGATTCCCTTTTTAGCTTTGATCATGATAAGCGGCTTGGCCATTGCTTACATGAGCTATAAAAACAGCATCGAGTTAACGACAGATGAGCTTACTGGAACGACGGAAGAGCAAGTCAAGTCAATGAATGAATCCTTTGAAATCTTCTTCAAGAAAACCGAGGATCAATTGGATAGGCTCAGTAAGTACCCCCGCATGAGCACTTATGAAAAGGACCCTGAATCGATAATCGATGAGTTTTCCCATACACAGTCAAGCAATTCCGAAATAAATGGCTTGTATCTCGGCACGGAAAAAGGGGGAAAAACAATAATATTCCCTAAAGCTGAATTGCCGGCTGATTTTGACCCTAGACAGAGAGAGTGGTATCAAGCTGCGTTAAAGGAAAAAAATGAAACCATTTGGACGGAACCTTATACAGATCAAGCTACAAATAAACTTGTCATCACTGCAGCAAAGGCCATATATGATGGTGACCGATTAATCGGCGTGCTCGGTGTAGACATTTCGATCGACACATTGGTCAAGATGGTTAACCAAACGAAGTTCGGTGAAACCGGTTATTCGGTTTTGCTGGATGAAAAAGGAGCCTTCGTTACCCATCCGGATAAAGAAAAAATTCAACAGGACATATCCAAGGAGAACATTTTCAAGAAAATGAAAAGTGAATCCGGATCGATGCTCGAGGAATATGAAGGAAAAAAACGGATCATCGGCTATGCCACCAACCCGACTACCGGATGGCGAATAGCTGGATTGATGGATGAAAATGAAGTGATAGTCCGTGCAAGCCCGATGATCAAAGATAATATCATCACGTTGTTGATCGTCTTTACCGTGACGGCCTTATCTGCCATCTTCATCACCAGATCCTTGACGAACCCGATTAAAAACCTGCAAGGCTCGATACGGAAGATGGCTGGCGGCGACTTCACGGCCATAAATTCGATCTCAAGGACCGATGAAATAGGACAGCTTGCAGAAGACACGAACATGATGGCCCGAAATATGAGCCAGATGTTAGGGAAGGTCAACACCCTTTCCGATAAAGTTTCCGATTCCTCGATGACGCTTGTCGCAAGTGCAGAGGAAAATTCGGCAGCGGCAAACGAAGTCGCCTTGACGATGGAGCAAATAGCATCAGGTGCCATAGATCAAATTGAAGTCGGGCAAAATAATGAAAAGGCCGTAAAGCTTTTGGCAGACAAAATCAATGACCTTGACGCAGAAACAAGCAAAATGGCGTTGGAATCGGACAATATGTTCAAGGCTTCCGAAAACGGCATCACTCAAGTGCGCGACCTAAAACAACAATTCAACGAAACATCGCTGATCTCCAATAAAATGGGTACAGCCGTTAAGTCATTGGATGCCCGTTCCCATGATATTAGCGCGATCGTAAAGACGATAAGCGGGATTGCCGGACAAACGAACCTACTCGCCTTGAATGCTGCCATCGAAGCGGCAAGGGCTGGTGAACACGGGAAAGGGTTTGCCGTGGTAGCCGATGAAGTGAAGAAGTTGGCCGAGCAAACGGAGCATTCGCTGAAGGAAATCTCGGAAATCATCCAAGCGATGCAGGCCGATACAAGCAACACAGTACAACTGATTGACCAAGTCAATCAAAAAATCCATCATCAGGATACTTCGGTAACGGATACGGAGAATGCCTTCAGTCACATTGCAACAATCATCGAGAACACTTTCAGCAATTTTGACGAAATGAAAACGATGATGAACGATATGGTATCGGAGGTTACACGGATGTCCGGAAATGCAGAACAATTGAATTCGATCAGTCAGGAAACGGCTGCGGGAACCGAAGAAGTATCGGCATCTATCGAACAAACGAACGCCTCCATGGAACAATTAAATGCCCTTGCCAGTGATCTGGATACCTTATCACAGGAAATGCATAAAGAAATACGAAAGTTCATATTTTAA